The Syntrophotalea acetylenivorans genome contains the following window.
TTTTGCCCGGTGAACGGCCAATGTTCTACATGGAGTTGCCGCCCATGCGGTTGCCCCAGTTTCACAATGTCCTGATTAAAACCATGACCCGCATGCAGTGGTATTTTCTGGAAATTTTCCCTCTGTTCATTATTGCCTCTCTATTGCTGTGGGCGGGGAAAATGACTGGTGCCCTGCAGTGGCTTGTTCGTGGCATGACTCCGGTCATGGGGCTGCTCGGTCTTCCGGCAGACGCATCGGCTGCTTTCATCTTCGGTTTTTTTCGTCGTGATTTCGGAGCCGCAGGGCTCTACGATCTGCAGGAGGCAGGCCTGCTAACACCGGTCCAGTTGACCGTAGCAGCTGTTACTATGACTCTTTTTGTGCCTTGCATTGCGCAGTTTTTGATGATGAAAAAGGAAAGGGGCTGGAAGGTTTCTTTGGGAATTTTCCTGTTTGTCACGGTGCTGGCTTTTTCTGTGGGCTGGGCATTGAATGTTCTACTGCTGTTTAGCGGCGTCCTTTCATGAAGTGTGGTTTTTGCGGCCGTCATTACACACCAGAAGAAGCGGTGGATAAAGAGTCCTGTGGCCGCTGTTTGCGCGGTTGTCAAAAGACCTACTGCCCCTATTGCGGGTATGGCAATCCTTTGATCCCGGGATTTTTTGATCGCTGGGTTAAAAATAAAGATAAAGAAGGAGTAGATGATGAATAATTCCAGTAAAGCCGAAGATATCCTTGAGGCGCTCTGGATTGCAGTTGTAGAAGATGGGGATAATTCCATATCCTTGCAGGATTTGCAGGTTTCAGCCGATGATCAACCTCTTGTTGAACTCGCGGAACAAGCCCTGGTTGAAGTTAAGGGCGCAAGGGTCTATCTGCGCCATGAAGGCAGGGTTGAAGGAGAAAAGGTGGTCAGGAGGCACCGTCTTTCTGAACGCCTGATGATGGATATCTTCGATCTTAAAGGTGCGAGCGCAAACAATAAGGCCTGTGAGTTCGAACATCTGCTTAACGAAGGCATCGACACTAAAATATGTACCCTGCTCAATCATCCGACGACCTGTCCTCACGGCAAGGCTATTCCTCCCGGTCCCTGTTGCCTGGAAGCACGAAAAAAAGGGGGGATGGGGGTGGTGCCCTTGACGGAACTACAGGTCGGGGAGGAAGGGGAAATCGCTTACTTGTCCACCGAAGATCCCAAGAAGATGCAAAAACTTATGTCCATGGGTGTTTTGCCTGGTAGCAGCATTCGCTTAAGTCGCACGTTTCCTACATATATTTTTCATGTAGGTAATTCCGAATTTGCGGTGGATGAACAATTGGCCCAGGAAATTTTTGTTCGACAGCCCTGATAGAGGCCTTTGCTTCCTCTTGCACAGAAAACCCTGATTTATTATAAACGGCCCGTTTGTCGTCCTCTCTGAGTTGAGGTGTCAAGCGGGCTGTTTTTGTTAAATTCGAAACCTTTGATCTTCTGTCTTACATTCACTCTCCTAAAAGTGCTTTTCAGTAGTGTTGTAATTTGTTAAGGTGCAAGATGTTGAGG
Protein-coding sequences here:
- a CDS encoding metal-dependent transcriptional regulator — its product is MNNSSKAEDILEALWIAVVEDGDNSISLQDLQVSADDQPLVELAEQALVEVKGARVYLRHEGRVEGEKVVRRHRLSERLMMDIFDLKGASANNKACEFEHLLNEGIDTKICTLLNHPTTCPHGKAIPPGPCCLEARKKGGMGVVPLTELQVGEEGEIAYLSTEDPKKMQKLMSMGVLPGSSIRLSRTFPTYIFHVGNSEFAVDEQLAQEIFVRQP